A window of Microbacterium luteolum contains these coding sequences:
- a CDS encoding ATP-dependent helicase: MTEAPLIVPGTAGPRSSGAEGQDDLLAGLNPQQLEAVTYRGPALLIVAGAGSGKTSVLTRRIASLLRGREAWPSQILAITFTNKAAGEMRERVAGLIGDAARGMWISTFHSACVRILRREAEQFGFTKSFTIYDSGDTRALLKRLVKEHEADAYGLTPASVMGRISKLKNELSDAESYARQANMSDPVERKFVELFADYQRQLRKANAFDFDDLIGQTVYLFRAFPQVADTYRRRFRHILVDEYQDTNHAQYALIHELTRPVSSDAPDPYASNGMMIFEPETTPALEGASLTVVGDSDQSIYAFRGADIRNISEFERDFPGARVVLLEQNYRSTQNILSAANAVIGNNFDRKDKKLWSDKGDGDAIIGFTGYSQHDEAQFVADEIEVLRRAGMPYSEMAVFYRTNSQSRALEEIFIRSAVPYKIMGGTKFYERAEIKDALAYLVAVANPADEMSVRRILNKPRRGIGDVTETAIARFAEEHDISFRDALANSAQLGFGPKIQAAIAHLDAVLAEATAIMLPASGELPAPTTVADGLSLLLSKSGYLDSLRASRDPQDEARVENLDEFVAVARDFARNNPEGTIVDFLTEVALVSDADDLDDESGTVSLMTMHTAKGLEYDAVFVTGVEEDLIPHRISAGEPGGPQEERRLFYVGITRARKRLHLSLAMTRAQFGEVTVAMPSRFLQEIPAALIDWRQSPGDVNSRGGMQSRALNARRSGGFGGSGSGDRFGVKALPGRDSLKPLSTAMDKFPNRVTAKMRDNGDLELTAGDRIRHVDFGEGRVDAVTGEGAKRIAHVRFDTAGQKKLLIKVAPIEKI; encoded by the coding sequence ATGACCGAAGCTCCCCTCATCGTCCCCGGAACCGCCGGTCCCCGCTCCTCCGGGGCCGAGGGACAGGACGACCTCCTCGCCGGACTGAACCCGCAGCAGCTCGAAGCCGTCACCTATCGCGGACCCGCGCTGCTCATCGTCGCGGGCGCCGGATCAGGCAAGACGAGCGTGCTCACGCGCCGCATCGCCTCGCTGCTGCGTGGCCGCGAGGCATGGCCGAGCCAGATCCTCGCGATCACGTTCACGAACAAGGCCGCCGGCGAGATGCGCGAGCGCGTCGCGGGGCTCATCGGCGACGCCGCCCGCGGCATGTGGATCTCCACCTTCCACTCCGCGTGCGTGCGCATCCTCCGCCGCGAGGCCGAGCAGTTCGGCTTCACGAAGTCATTCACCATCTACGACTCGGGTGACACCCGCGCCCTCCTCAAGCGGTTGGTCAAAGAGCACGAGGCCGACGCCTACGGACTCACACCGGCCTCGGTGATGGGGCGCATCTCGAAGCTGAAGAACGAGCTGTCCGACGCCGAGTCCTACGCACGCCAGGCCAACATGAGCGACCCGGTGGAGCGCAAATTCGTCGAGCTCTTCGCCGATTACCAGCGCCAGCTGCGGAAGGCCAACGCCTTCGACTTCGACGACCTCATCGGGCAGACCGTCTACCTGTTCCGGGCGTTCCCGCAGGTCGCCGACACGTACCGTCGCCGGTTCCGGCACATCCTCGTCGACGAGTACCAGGACACCAACCACGCACAGTACGCGCTGATCCATGAGCTGACGCGGCCGGTCTCGTCCGACGCCCCCGATCCATATGCCTCCAACGGCATGATGATCTTCGAACCCGAGACGACCCCCGCCCTCGAGGGCGCCTCGCTCACGGTGGTCGGCGACTCCGACCAGTCGATCTACGCATTCCGCGGTGCCGACATCCGCAACATCAGCGAGTTCGAGCGCGACTTCCCCGGCGCCAGGGTGGTGCTGCTCGAGCAGAACTACCGCTCCACGCAGAACATCCTGTCCGCGGCGAACGCCGTCATCGGGAACAACTTCGACCGCAAGGACAAGAAGCTCTGGAGCGACAAGGGCGACGGCGACGCCATCATCGGGTTCACGGGGTACTCGCAGCACGACGAGGCGCAGTTCGTGGCCGACGAGATCGAGGTGCTGCGGCGGGCGGGTATGCCGTACTCCGAGATGGCCGTGTTCTATCGCACCAACTCGCAGTCCCGTGCCCTGGAGGAGATCTTCATCCGCTCCGCCGTGCCGTACAAGATCATGGGCGGCACGAAGTTCTACGAGCGCGCCGAGATCAAAGACGCCCTCGCGTACCTCGTGGCGGTCGCGAATCCGGCCGACGAGATGTCGGTGCGCCGCATCCTGAACAAGCCGCGTCGCGGCATCGGCGATGTGACCGAGACCGCGATCGCGCGCTTCGCGGAAGAGCACGACATCAGCTTCCGCGATGCTCTGGCGAACTCGGCTCAGCTCGGCTTCGGCCCGAAGATCCAGGCCGCGATCGCGCACCTCGACGCCGTGCTCGCCGAGGCGACCGCGATCATGCTCCCGGCGTCCGGTGAGCTTCCGGCTCCGACCACCGTCGCCGACGGTCTGAGCCTGCTGCTCTCGAAGAGCGGGTACCTCGATTCGCTCCGCGCGAGCCGCGACCCGCAGGACGAGGCCCGTGTCGAGAACCTCGACGAGTTCGTCGCCGTCGCCCGCGACTTCGCGCGCAACAACCCCGAGGGCACGATCGTCGACTTCCTCACCGAGGTCGCACTGGTGTCGGATGCCGATGACCTCGACGACGAGTCGGGAACGGTCTCCCTGATGACCATGCACACGGCGAAGGGCCTCGAGTACGACGCCGTGTTCGTGACAGGCGTCGAGGAAGACCTCATCCCTCACCGCATCTCGGCAGGCGAGCCCGGTGGTCCGCAGGAGGAGCGTCGCCTCTTCTACGTCGGCATCACCCGTGCGCGCAAGCGCCTGCACCTCTCGCTCGCCATGACCAGGGCCCAGTTCGGCGAGGTCACCGTCGCCATGCCGAGCCGGTTTCTGCAGGAGATCCCGGCTGCGCTGATCGACTGGCGGCAGTCGCCGGGCGACGTCAACTCGCGCGGAGGCATGCAGTCCCGTGCCCTGAATGCGCGTCGTTCCGGGGGATTCGGCGGCTCGGGTTCGGGCGACCGGTTCGGTGTCAAGGCGCTGCCCGGCAGGGACTCGCTAAAGCCGCTCTCGACGGCGATGGACAAGTTCCCCAACCGGGTCACCGCCAAGATGCGCGACAACGGCGACCTCGAGCTCACCGCCGGCGACCGCATCCGTCACGTCGACTTCGGCGAGGGTCGGGTCGATGCCGTGACCGGCGAGGGAGCGAAGCGGATCGCACACGTGCGCTTCGACACGGCGGGACAGAAGAAGCTCCTCATCAAGGTCGCGCCGATCGAGAAGATCTAG
- the ligD gene encoding non-homologous end-joining DNA ligase translates to MASERVTLTVVDPDGEREVALSSPNRVVWPDLGITKAELAEYVQLVSTPFLNANGNRAVSLERFRDGIEAAGKPRKEGFFSKNPPKGTPDFVDAEMMTYNSGRQHPQIVLNRTSAIVWAVQMNTIVFHPWASLATDPDNPVELRIDLDPQPGTDFADAVTAAHTLREVLREAGLDAFAKTSGNRGLHIFAPIEPTHEFLDVRHAVIAAGRELERRMPEQVTMNWWKEERGERIFVDFNQANRDRTMAGAYSPRALPGATVSTPVLWEELDGLDPTVFTVRSIPQRLAEIGDPWADMQASPGRIDTLLEWWERDKENGLGELSFPPEFPKMPGEPPRVQPSKKVAGNWDAEGNPIDD, encoded by the coding sequence ATGGCCTCCGAACGTGTGACCCTGACCGTCGTCGACCCCGACGGAGAGCGCGAGGTCGCGCTCTCCAGCCCGAACCGTGTGGTCTGGCCGGACCTCGGCATCACCAAGGCGGAGCTCGCCGAGTACGTGCAGCTGGTGTCGACCCCGTTCCTCAACGCGAACGGCAACAGGGCCGTGTCCCTCGAGCGCTTCCGTGATGGCATCGAAGCCGCGGGAAAGCCGCGGAAGGAGGGATTCTTCTCGAAGAACCCACCCAAGGGCACTCCCGACTTCGTCGACGCCGAGATGATGACGTACAACAGCGGTCGTCAGCATCCGCAGATCGTGCTGAACCGCACGAGCGCGATCGTCTGGGCCGTCCAGATGAACACGATCGTGTTCCACCCCTGGGCATCGCTGGCGACGGATCCGGACAACCCGGTCGAGCTGCGCATCGACCTGGACCCGCAGCCGGGAACGGACTTCGCGGATGCCGTCACCGCCGCGCACACGCTGCGCGAGGTGCTTCGGGAGGCCGGCCTCGACGCGTTCGCCAAGACCAGCGGCAACCGCGGTCTGCACATCTTCGCCCCCATCGAGCCGACGCATGAGTTCCTCGACGTGCGTCACGCCGTGATCGCCGCCGGGCGGGAGCTGGAGCGCCGGATGCCGGAGCAGGTGACCATGAACTGGTGGAAGGAGGAGCGCGGGGAGCGCATCTTCGTCGACTTCAACCAGGCCAACCGCGACCGCACGATGGCCGGCGCCTACAGCCCGCGTGCCCTCCCGGGCGCGACGGTCTCGACGCCCGTGCTGTGGGAGGAGCTCGACGGGCTCGACCCGACCGTCTTCACGGTGCGCAGCATCCCGCAGCGGCTGGCGGAGATCGGCGATCCGTGGGCGGACATGCAGGCCTCGCCGGGTCGCATCGACACCCTGCTCGAGTGGTGGGAGCGCGACAAGGAGAACGGTCTCGGCGAGCTGTCGTTCCCGCCCGAGTTCCCGAAGATGCCGGGGGAGCCGCCGCGCGTGCAGCCGAGCAAGAAGGTCGCCGGCAACTGGGATGCCGAGGGGAATCCGATCGACGACTGA
- a CDS encoding lamin tail domain-containing protein: MPRLHFAAAVTAACALSAAALLATPAAAVGADPGIRPFEEAPGATATAGLVLNEIIYDDAATGLADQVELYNAGSESVDLDGWYIADEKRDTFGFAPEGTSLAPGEFLVLVKDVDFSFGLGKGDEVVLFDPAGAEIDAYAYENTAPLSDWSRCPDGTGDWAHATAATPGAANDCTVAPVSGAIVINEVDSQPADWVEFHNPGDAALDISGYEIRDNSDDHHWQFLPGTTIDAGAFLVVEEGTIGLVGGVETAFRDPIGIGSADRIRLYDTTGTMIDDTLPWEGHAAIDGDFAAATLARCPDGEGAFLLARPTPGAANSCVMPDVVINEVESNGDTTDWVEVVNTGATAVDLSGWSVMDNDPNGHASETTPLPAGTVLEPGAFFVFDQPANFSFGLGNGDTVTIRDANGNTVDEHVYATHADGVWARCADGTGEFADVAVSTKGLRNACGNPVRINEVESDGGSPDDWVELVNPTTGTLDVSGIVVKDDDDAHAYVIPAGSSIPAGGYLVIEREQLGFGLGGGDAVRLFDGDLLIDETTWGEGHAATTWGRCPDATGVFAVTAEPTKGAANVCDGEVVVSPWPGSADVRALDEVPTFLEDSSGLDVQETADGAFLWAVDNGEGRIWKLEAHADGSVEKVDGWEDGKRVRFQKDAANPGAAGPDTEGITVDGAGSVYVASERDNSAKGVNQNVVLKVDPDAAAGDLVAEQEWDLTALLPAVGANLGMEAVQWVPDAALAGKLFDDNTGAAYDPAGYAGHGDGLFFVAVEDNGHVYGFSLGADGTATLVSEIAPGLTGVMGLDYDTVRNTLWAVCDDGCQGRSAEITLNGTAKPGIAHYARPAGMPDINNEGFATAPASLSVEGQRPVWWFADGFASEALRVGTLPGVDGENPGGETPPLPGTDLVDGNRNGVTVDPAVATRGQKVTVTVGADAAGEDVAVWMYSDPVRIATGSLSASGALTVTIPADAALGAHRIAVYAADGTLLGWADIRITAASGGLAATGSELPIAAVALALMLLTAGAVAVRRRKRTA, encoded by the coding sequence ATGCCCCGCCTGCACTTCGCAGCGGCGGTCACGGCCGCGTGCGCCCTCAGCGCCGCCGCCCTGCTCGCCACCCCGGCCGCCGCAGTCGGCGCCGATCCCGGCATCCGCCCCTTCGAAGAGGCTCCGGGCGCGACCGCGACCGCGGGTCTCGTGCTCAACGAGATCATCTACGACGACGCGGCGACCGGTCTCGCCGATCAGGTCGAGCTCTACAACGCCGGCAGCGAGTCGGTCGATCTCGACGGCTGGTACATCGCCGACGAGAAGCGCGACACCTTCGGGTTCGCACCCGAGGGCACGTCGCTGGCTCCCGGCGAGTTCCTGGTGCTCGTGAAGGACGTCGACTTCTCCTTCGGTCTCGGCAAGGGCGACGAGGTCGTGCTGTTCGATCCGGCCGGAGCGGAGATCGACGCGTACGCGTACGAGAACACCGCACCGCTGTCGGACTGGTCGCGCTGCCCCGACGGCACAGGTGACTGGGCGCACGCGACGGCTGCCACGCCGGGAGCGGCGAACGACTGCACCGTGGCGCCCGTCTCGGGCGCGATCGTGATCAACGAGGTGGATTCGCAGCCCGCCGACTGGGTCGAGTTCCACAACCCCGGCGACGCGGCCCTCGACATCTCGGGCTACGAGATCCGCGACAACTCCGACGACCACCACTGGCAGTTCCTGCCGGGCACGACGATCGACGCGGGCGCGTTCCTCGTCGTGGAGGAGGGGACCATCGGACTCGTCGGCGGTGTCGAGACCGCGTTCCGCGACCCGATCGGCATCGGCAGCGCCGACCGTATCCGGCTGTACGACACCACAGGGACGATGATCGACGACACGCTTCCCTGGGAGGGGCACGCGGCGATCGACGGCGACTTCGCGGCGGCGACCCTGGCGCGCTGCCCCGACGGCGAGGGAGCGTTCCTGCTGGCCCGCCCCACTCCGGGTGCGGCGAACTCCTGCGTGATGCCCGACGTGGTCATCAACGAGGTCGAGTCGAACGGCGACACGACCGACTGGGTCGAGGTCGTCAACACCGGCGCGACGGCGGTCGACCTCTCCGGCTGGTCCGTGATGGACAACGACCCGAACGGCCACGCCTCCGAGACCACGCCGCTTCCGGCCGGCACGGTCCTCGAGCCCGGCGCCTTCTTCGTGTTCGACCAGCCCGCGAACTTCAGCTTCGGGCTCGGGAACGGCGACACTGTGACGATCCGCGACGCCAACGGCAACACGGTCGACGAGCACGTGTACGCGACCCACGCCGATGGCGTCTGGGCGCGCTGCGCCGACGGCACGGGCGAGTTCGCCGACGTCGCCGTCTCGACCAAGGGCCTTCGCAACGCCTGCGGCAACCCGGTGCGGATCAACGAGGTCGAGTCCGACGGCGGCTCCCCGGACGACTGGGTGGAGCTGGTGAACCCGACGACCGGGACCCTCGACGTCTCGGGCATCGTCGTGAAGGACGATGACGACGCGCACGCCTACGTGATCCCGGCAGGCTCCTCGATCCCGGCCGGCGGATACCTCGTGATCGAGCGCGAGCAGCTGGGCTTCGGCCTCGGCGGCGGCGACGCGGTGCGCCTGTTCGACGGCGACCTGCTGATCGATGAGACCACCTGGGGTGAGGGACACGCGGCGACGACGTGGGGTCGCTGCCCCGACGCCACGGGTGTGTTCGCGGTCACGGCAGAACCGACCAAGGGTGCCGCGAACGTGTGCGACGGCGAGGTCGTCGTCTCGCCGTGGCCCGGATCCGCGGACGTGCGCGCGCTCGACGAGGTCCCGACGTTCCTCGAGGACAGCTCCGGTCTCGACGTGCAGGAGACCGCCGACGGCGCGTTCCTCTGGGCCGTCGACAACGGCGAGGGCCGCATCTGGAAGCTCGAGGCGCACGCCGACGGCTCGGTCGAGAAGGTCGACGGCTGGGAGGACGGCAAGCGCGTCCGCTTCCAGAAGGACGCCGCGAACCCCGGCGCCGCAGGCCCGGACACCGAGGGCATCACGGTCGATGGTGCGGGCAGCGTCTACGTCGCCTCCGAGCGCGACAACAGCGCGAAGGGCGTGAACCAGAACGTCGTGCTGAAGGTGGATCCGGATGCCGCGGCGGGCGACCTCGTCGCCGAGCAGGAGTGGGATCTGACCGCGCTGCTTCCGGCCGTCGGAGCCAACCTCGGCATGGAGGCGGTCCAGTGGGTGCCCGACGCGGCGCTCGCGGGGAAGCTCTTCGACGACAACACCGGCGCGGCGTACGACCCGGCGGGCTACGCGGGTCACGGCGACGGGCTGTTCTTCGTCGCCGTCGAGGACAACGGGCACGTGTACGGCTTCTCGCTCGGCGCAGACGGCACGGCGACGCTCGTGTCCGAGATCGCGCCCGGCCTCACCGGTGTGATGGGGCTGGACTACGACACCGTGCGGAACACGCTGTGGGCCGTCTGCGACGACGGATGCCAGGGCCGCTCGGCCGAGATCACGCTGAACGGCACGGCGAAGCCGGGGATCGCGCACTACGCGCGCCCCGCCGGCATGCCCGACATCAACAACGAGGGCTTCGCCACGGCGCCGGCCTCGCTGTCGGTCGAGGGTCAGCGCCCGGTCTGGTGGTTCGCCGACGGATTCGCCTCGGAGGCGCTGCGCGTCGGTACCCTTCCGGGCGTCGACGGCGAGAACCCCGGCGGGGAGACGCCACCGCTGCCCGGCACGGATCTGGTCGACGGCAACCGCAACGGCGTGACGGTGGACCCGGCGGTCGCGACGCGCGGCCAGAAGGTCACGGTCACGGTCGGGGCGGATGCCGCGGGCGAGGACGTCGCGGTCTGGATGTACTCCGACCCGGTGCGCATCGCGACCGGATCGCTCTCGGCATCCGGAGCCCTGACCGTCACGATCCCGGCGGATGCCGCGCTCGGCGCTCACCGGATCGCGGTGTACGCCGCCGACGGCACGCTGCTCGGATGGGCGGACATCCGTATCACGGCTGCCTCCGGTGGCCTCGCCGCCACCGGTTCGGAGCTGCCCATCGCGGCTGTCGCGCTCGCGCTGATGCTGCTGACGGCGGGCGCTGTCGCCGTGCGCCGTCGGAAGCGCACGGCCTGA
- a CDS encoding ATP-dependent DNA ligase — MRYDIPSPMLAKAVPAVPDPAKTPGGLLYEPKWDGFRGLIAWDGETVEIGSRGAKPLTRYFPELVEAIPELLPGPCLLDGEIVVATGPQGAQRLDWEALSQRIHPAASRVAKLAVETPAMFIAFDLLAYGEDDLLGQSFETRRARLETVMDAVDHPLHITRTTRDRDAAVRWLAEFEGAGLDGVVAKPLDQPYAPGKRTLFKIKHARTADVVALGYRIHKSGSGVGSLLVGLYDDDGTLRQVGGVAAWSDARRQELVEELAPLVERDDSGDAVTGEGERSRFSGSKDVSFVRLRPERVLEVRYDQLEGARFRHTVQFERWRPDRDARSCTYDQLDTVAGYDLADVLS, encoded by the coding sequence ATGCGCTACGACATCCCCTCCCCGATGCTCGCGAAGGCCGTTCCGGCGGTGCCCGACCCGGCGAAGACGCCCGGTGGACTGCTGTACGAGCCGAAATGGGACGGTTTCCGCGGACTCATCGCGTGGGACGGCGAGACGGTCGAGATCGGTTCCCGCGGCGCGAAGCCGCTCACCCGGTACTTCCCGGAGCTCGTGGAGGCGATCCCGGAGCTGCTTCCCGGACCGTGCCTGCTCGACGGCGAGATCGTCGTCGCCACCGGACCGCAGGGCGCCCAGCGCCTGGACTGGGAGGCGTTGAGCCAGCGCATCCACCCCGCGGCCTCCCGCGTCGCCAAACTCGCCGTGGAGACACCCGCCATGTTCATCGCGTTCGATCTGCTCGCGTACGGCGAAGACGACCTGCTCGGGCAGTCGTTCGAGACCCGCCGCGCCCGCCTCGAGACCGTGATGGACGCCGTCGACCATCCCCTGCACATCACGCGCACCACCCGCGACCGCGACGCCGCCGTCCGCTGGCTCGCCGAGTTCGAAGGGGCGGGACTCGACGGCGTCGTCGCCAAGCCCCTCGACCAGCCCTACGCCCCCGGCAAGCGCACGCTCTTCAAGATCAAGCACGCGCGCACCGCCGATGTGGTCGCCCTCGGCTACCGGATCCACAAGTCCGGCTCTGGCGTCGGCTCGCTGCTCGTGGGGCTCTACGACGACGACGGCACGCTGCGGCAGGTCGGCGGCGTCGCCGCGTGGAGCGACGCGCGTCGCCAGGAGCTGGTCGAGGAGCTCGCACCCCTCGTCGAGCGCGACGACAGCGGCGACGCGGTCACCGGAGAGGGCGAGCGGTCGCGGTTCAGCGGCTCGAAGGACGTGTCGTTCGTGCGGCTGCGCCCCGAGCGCGTGCTCGAGGTGCGCTACGACCAGCTCGAGGGTGCGCGCTTCCGCCACACCGTGCAGTTCGAGCGCTGGCGTCCCGACCGCGATGCCCGCTCCTGCACCTACGACCAGCTCGACACGGTGGCCGGCTACGACCTCGCCGACGTGCTGTCCTGA
- a CDS encoding phytoene desaturase family protein — MARATIIGAGPNGLAAAVALARAGYDVHVLEASDTVGGGVRTQESTLPGFRHDVCSAVHPAAVSSPFFQAFGLAERIEWIRPEISYAHPLDGGRAAIAWHDVARTAAGLGVDGQAWLARVRPLSTRIEGLIDFTENQLLRVPRDPLTAARYAIRMLDQGTPLAERAFLGDAAAALMSGVVAHANSPQPTLAGAAAGLLLAAFGHAGGWPYPRGGAQQIADALVADIETHGGVLEAGVHVTDLQRLDWGDPARGDLLFLNTSPRLALTHRDVPSGYARAISGYRYGAAAAKVDFALDGPIPWANPDVRQAPTVHLGGTRAEIWASENAVAAGRVSERPYVLAVQPSVLDPSRAPAGKAVLWAYIHVPNGSELDPTELITAQVERFAPGFRDLILAHHAVPASSRDAINPAEIGGDISGGVFDIRQALRRPTLSPAPWRTPMRGVYLASASTPPGPAVNGMAGWHAARTALRDAGTPAELGDLFA; from the coding sequence ATGGCACGGGCGACGATCATCGGCGCAGGTCCCAACGGACTCGCCGCCGCCGTCGCGCTCGCACGCGCCGGCTACGACGTGCACGTGCTCGAAGCGTCCGACACGGTCGGCGGAGGCGTGCGGACGCAGGAGTCCACGCTCCCGGGATTCCGGCACGACGTGTGCTCCGCCGTGCATCCTGCGGCCGTCTCCTCCCCCTTCTTCCAGGCGTTCGGTCTCGCCGAGCGCATCGAGTGGATCCGCCCGGAGATCTCCTATGCTCACCCGCTCGACGGCGGGCGTGCGGCGATCGCCTGGCACGACGTCGCGCGCACGGCGGCCGGGCTGGGCGTCGACGGGCAGGCATGGCTGGCCCGCGTGCGGCCGCTGAGCACCCGTATCGAGGGTCTCATCGACTTCACCGAGAACCAGCTGCTGCGCGTCCCCCGCGACCCGCTCACCGCTGCGCGCTACGCGATCCGGATGCTGGATCAGGGCACTCCCCTGGCCGAGCGCGCTTTCCTCGGCGACGCGGCCGCCGCCCTGATGTCGGGGGTCGTCGCGCACGCGAACTCGCCGCAGCCGACGCTCGCGGGCGCCGCTGCCGGGCTGCTCCTCGCCGCCTTCGGCCACGCCGGCGGCTGGCCCTACCCGCGCGGCGGTGCACAGCAGATCGCGGATGCCCTGGTGGCCGACATCGAGACCCACGGCGGCGTGCTGGAGGCCGGAGTCCACGTCACGGACCTGCAGCGGCTCGACTGGGGCGACCCCGCGCGAGGCGACCTGCTCTTCCTGAACACCTCGCCCCGACTCGCCCTCACGCACCGCGACGTCCCGTCGGGGTACGCCAGGGCGATCTCGGGGTATCGCTACGGCGCGGCGGCGGCGAAGGTCGACTTCGCGCTCGACGGCCCGATCCCGTGGGCGAATCCGGATGTCCGGCAGGCACCGACCGTGCACCTGGGTGGGACGCGCGCCGAGATCTGGGCCAGCGAGAACGCCGTGGCCGCCGGACGGGTCAGCGAGCGGCCGTACGTGCTCGCTGTGCAGCCCTCGGTGCTCGATCCCTCTCGCGCGCCGGCGGGCAAAGCGGTGCTGTGGGCGTACATCCACGTGCCGAACGGTTCGGAGCTCGATCCCACCGAACTCATCACCGCGCAGGTCGAGCGCTTCGCCCCCGGCTTCCGCGACCTGATCCTCGCGCACCACGCCGTGCCGGCATCCTCACGGGACGCCATCAACCCGGCGGAGATCGGCGGAGACATCTCTGGGGGCGTCTTCGACATCCGGCAGGCGCTGCGTCGGCCGACGCTGTCCCCGGCGCCATGGCGGACGCCGATGCGCGGGGTCTACCTGGCCTCGGCGTCGACCCCGCCCGGCCCCGCGGTCAACGGCATGGCCGGTTGGCACGCCGCGCGCACCGCCCTGCGCGACGCGGGGACCCCCGCGGAGCTCGGCGACCTGTTCGCCTGA
- a CDS encoding GNAT family N-acetyltransferase yields MDALLPMIRSADLSGSDAAVVSAAVGAYLRQTEEEKRREGLSPRPDGDGALPERYRAEVDDPAAAYAGFHVLLAEVDDETLGVVVVAPLDEAAEIKRLWTAPAARGRGIGSALLDAAVATAGGAVRLSVWDWRVGAMRLYASRGFAQVPSWDGRDRLVCMIRQDSSRLQLIRRRRSSR; encoded by the coding sequence GTGGATGCCTTGCTCCCGATGATCCGGTCGGCCGACCTCTCCGGATCGGATGCCGCAGTGGTCTCCGCCGCTGTCGGTGCGTACCTCCGGCAGACCGAGGAGGAGAAGCGCCGCGAGGGGCTCTCGCCCCGGCCGGACGGCGACGGTGCCCTTCCCGAGCGTTATCGCGCAGAGGTCGACGACCCCGCCGCCGCCTATGCCGGTTTCCACGTGCTCCTCGCCGAGGTCGACGATGAGACGCTGGGGGTCGTCGTCGTGGCGCCGCTCGACGAGGCGGCCGAGATCAAGCGGCTCTGGACGGCACCCGCCGCGCGGGGCCGCGGCATCGGATCCGCTCTTCTCGACGCGGCCGTGGCCACAGCGGGCGGCGCCGTGCGCCTGTCCGTCTGGGATTGGCGTGTCGGAGCCATGCGTCTCTATGCATCGCGCGGGTTCGCTCAGGTGCCGAGCTGGGACGGGCGTGACCGACTCGTCTGCATGATCCGTCAGGACAGCTCGCGGCTGCAGCTGATCAGGCGAAGGCGCTCATCCCGGTGA
- a CDS encoding SseB family protein — MALFSRRKKSSDDAVAPAADAPETESSARADDDAETAVAEPVAAAPTIGISVQAFRGVGEEAGPEVSLPDADTAPGTAASAPRPSSPSALPGSQSSAAQPAPKLAIPQDRRLPLAPSLPPEQTETIAGMKDNVLLREALKEVEAGATNEQLLGVMRQALQGHLYIRVIGDARTQISEGTPLAVAVVRDGERQFMLAFSSAAAVRDSVQLEDDPTATSAVAQPVTSVLQQVVSGDFAGLIVDNASAPHRVVFPTELLQKTLDQADVDMAVKSLLAAPREQDSAVKVGEALASKRMWVAVNDGNGSGQVGIAEAQTTDGRRFLQLFSHPLEVIALGRGDRPLPFEPEQLAKVLSSHDEMAGVIVDTAGPSIVVERDALAPVLVLAVDLGD; from the coding sequence ATGGCCCTCTTCTCCCGCCGCAAGAAGTCCAGCGACGACGCCGTCGCCCCGGCAGCAGACGCCCCCGAGACCGAATCGAGCGCTCGCGCCGACGATGACGCCGAGACGGCCGTCGCCGAACCGGTGGCCGCAGCGCCCACGATCGGCATCTCCGTCCAGGCGTTCCGCGGAGTCGGAGAGGAAGCCGGCCCCGAGGTCTCCCTGCCCGACGCCGACACGGCGCCCGGGACAGCGGCATCCGCCCCTCGTCCGTCGAGCCCGTCCGCTCTTCCGGGCTCGCAGTCGTCGGCGGCGCAGCCCGCTCCGAAGCTCGCGATCCCGCAGGACCGCAGGCTCCCGCTGGCGCCCAGCCTGCCGCCGGAGCAGACCGAGACCATCGCCGGGATGAAGGACAACGTCCTGCTCCGCGAGGCCCTCAAGGAGGTCGAGGCCGGCGCGACGAACGAGCAGCTGCTCGGCGTCATGCGCCAGGCCTTGCAGGGGCACCTGTACATCCGCGTGATCGGCGACGCGCGCACGCAGATCAGCGAGGGCACGCCGCTGGCGGTCGCGGTCGTCCGCGACGGCGAGCGTCAGTTCATGCTCGCGTTCAGCTCTGCGGCCGCCGTCCGCGACTCGGTGCAGTTGGAAGACGATCCCACGGCGACCTCCGCGGTCGCGCAGCCGGTCACCTCCGTGCTGCAGCAGGTGGTGTCGGGAGACTTCGCCGGCCTCATCGTCGACAACGCTTCCGCGCCGCACCGCGTCGTGTTCCCGACCGAGCTGCTCCAGAAGACGCTCGATCAGGCCGACGTCGACATGGCGGTCAAGTCGCTGCTCGCCGCCCCGCGGGAACAGGATTCCGCCGTGAAGGTGGGGGAGGCGCTCGCATCGAAGCGCATGTGGGTGGCTGTGAACGACGGCAACGGCAGCGGTCAGGTCGGCATCGCCGAGGCGCAGACCACCGATGGCCGACGGTTCCTGCAGCTCTTCTCGCACCCGCTCGAGGTCATCGCCCTCGGCCGCGGCGATCGGCCACTCCCGTTCGAGCCGGAGCAGCTCGCCAAGGTGCTCTCGAGCCACGACGAGATGGCCGGCGTGATCGTCGACACCGCGGGGCCGTCGATCGTCGTCGAGCGCGATGCGCTCGCGCCGGTCCTGGTGCTCGCGGTCGATCTCGGCGACTGA